A segment of the Salvelinus namaycush isolate Seneca chromosome 3, SaNama_1.0, whole genome shotgun sequence genome:
CTTCCACACACtacactggcttccagtcgaagcttgcatccactacaagaccatggcgCTTACCTACGGAatagcaagaggaactgccccgcCCTACCTTCAGGCTTTGCTCAAACCCTACATCTCAACCCGAGCACtccattctgccacctctggtctcttggccttCCCATCCCTACGAGagggcagctcccactcagcccaggccaagctcttctctgtcctagCACGCCCCTGAacctaggacagcagagtccctgcccatcttccgaaaacatctgaaaccctacctcttcaaagagtatcttaaatcaTCCCACAGCACCCACTCGCACCCCTTCCTCACCTGCTCGCACCCCCCCTCACCCTGACCCCCACAAAAAAGAAAATTAAAAAATGCCTTTCGTGAACTAACACTCACACTTGACTTTTTTCCCCCTTCCCCTTATTagctgactttgctgatagctactttactgatgatgtacttactatgacgtagttgtcccacctagctatctcaagatgaatgcactaacagTAAACCACtctaaattacaaaaatgtaaaaatgtcaaatgactcaacatgggccagcatccctgtggaatgcttgacaccttgtagtctatgccccgacaaattgaggctgttctgagggcaaaaggaggtgtaactcaatattaggacagtgttcctaatgttttgtacacttagtgtatatttttaagggggggggggggttctatttTATTAGGCTGAGAAGAGACAGTGGGAAAGAtagacagacagtgagtcacaagGGCAGTGAGCCAGATTCGAACCCTCGCCAACACCGGCAAGCATGTGTGCTTATAGGCGGCAGCACTAACCGCTAGTCCACAAATAATGTCGTTTTAACATTTAACAGTGCAGATAAGCGATACATGCTTATGTAGGTCTTCACAATGAGATTTTACAATGATTACTGGAGAAGCAATCTTAAAGGTAATAAACAATGTGTTTCTATTCGTGTTAAATTAGTCTTACCACAGGAAACCCTCCTTAAATTCAGTGAACTTGTGACGGACCATGAACGAGGCCAAAGCGTCTGCTACCTGGGGAAACAAGAGCAATGTCGGTTTAGTTCCCAGACATTGAGAATAGTATTTTGTGTGCAATATTACTTACAAATTGGCCTGAAACTACTATCGCAACAAAATGGGAAACAACGACACATTTAACAAGCAGTTGTTCAGCCTCATACCCAGAAGTTTAAAACCCACTCACTTTTTCAGGGGCATCCTCATGGACAGCATGGCCACACTGAGGGAGCACCTGCATCTGGAACTTCCCTGAACACAATTGCAACACGAATCTTTATGTGCAACATGATTCCATTGGATTTAGAAGATGTTACAGTAAAATCACAGGGAGTGGGGGAATATGTTAAGTGGATTGTCACAGTCACCATCAGAACCACAATTGTCAACAACAACCAACATAACAAACATTAATCTGAGGCCGTCCTCACCTTGCATCTGTCCAATTGTGAGATCTTTGTCAAGCCTGTCCACACCTGTAAAGGTAAAAATGTTATACTCAACATTGTGTGCTGTAGTCCAATGTCAAAGACAAATGTATTTGAATTATATTGAAAACACACAAGTGTAAAAATCATGTGGATTAAAATGTACTGAATCGAGGGACTCACCAGCGAGCAGGAGCAGTTTTGGCACAGGACAGGAAAGGAATAGGGCAGACAGGCCACTGAACCAGCCCTCCCAGTACTTCTCTGTCTTTGACAGATCAATCTGCCAGGTATAAAGGGTCTCCTTCTTCACCTGAAGAAAGCCAAGAGACAGTTAACCTTAAATTTACTCTTCATGTACACACTACAACAGACTGTGTAAAGGTGGGAAATGACATACACACTCCCCCAAGGTGACATATGCACCCAGATGTATACACCAACTACTAATGCCTAAGAAGAcccacgcatacaaacacacccGAATACATAGGTATAAAATATAttctaaaaaaataaacattacatTTTCCCCCCAATCATCCCATCCCTAACCTCTTGGTCATCCTCCTTCTTTCTTTTGTGGTTGGAttctccttcctcttcttcctcctcttcctcttcaatGATGCCGTCACTGATGCTCTTGGAGACGCCTGGACTGTTGAGGTGTTCCTCACATCTATGGAGGTGGTCAAAACTTGTGTTTAGTTACAGGTCCTGAAAAGTAACATCTTGAAGTTGATCAATTTAAAAGATATTTGTCCTCTGAGCCCATTTTCTTCAGGTCCAGACGTACTTTTTCACCTGGCCTCCCATGGACACCCGGGCTGACTCAACGTTTCGGATCTGTCCACTCTTCACACTGATGGGGGAGGGACAAGATCAGAACACATGACTTGGAATATGCTCTATTAGTAAAGCATTTGCTGAGTAtttttacacttgtgtgtacgGACAGCATCTCACCTCCACTCAATGGCATTCTCCACAGACTTAAAGGTCTTTGGTCGACTCCTGAGGAAATTCTGCATACTGTTTAAGGCATCCATTGCTGTGCCTGAAAAAATACAATCGTGGAAATGTTATGAAATAATCACTCAATCAATGAATTAATGACACAGTGTGTCACATCATAGTTTAAAACAATAAATACATCAATTAATCTTCTGTCAGCTCCTCAACTGCTGCTTGTTTGATCATCAAATGACAAGTCCCGATCATGAGACAAACACAAATACCATAATCACCTTCAACGACATCAATCACACACAGGCCAAGTAAAGACGGCACGTGGTTTGCTGCAGCGGTATGAACTGCTATAGCTCCACCCATGCTGTGTCCAATCATCATGATCGGAGGTGGGTTTTCGCCATAGAGTGCTTCTACCACTTTGCCAATGTCCCTGGTGGAGAGATGAGACAAAACCAGCATAAATCAACTGCTAGAACAATCTCACCCATACAAACCAGCCTAATCCAGCTCCTCAAACAATCACACCCAACAGAAGATAGACAATATAGAAAGAGATGTCAGTTTCTTCCCACTGGCACTTTGTTAATGTAAACAAGACTATTCTGGGGGTTGCAGCAAGCCTGCTTTCTCTCCTTGCATCAAACAGCAGATCAGTGTCTCAATGGGAGACAGCAGCAGCCGATAGCTCATCTGACTCAGTTCTCCTCACTCTCCAACAGGTTCTCTCCACCCCCTTACAGTAATCCTCCACCACTGCCTCAGGTCCTGTCCGGTTCCCTCCCAtctcaactagaggtcgaccgattaatcggaatggccgattaattagggccgatttcaggttttcataacaatcggaaatctgtatttttggacaccgatttgccgtaattttttttttttttttttacacctttatttaactaggcaagtcagttaagaacacattcttattttcaatgacggcctaggaacggtgggttaactgccttgttaaggggtagaatgacagatttttaccttgtcagctcggggattcgtttttgcaaccttccggttactagtccaacgctctaaccacctgccttacattgcactccatgaggagtgactacctgctgactacctgttacgcgagggcagcaagaagccaaggtaagttgccagctagcattaaacttatcttataaaaaacaatcaatcttaacataatcactagttaactacacatggttgatgatattactagtttatctagcgtgtcctgcgttgcatataatcaatgcggtgcctgttcatttctcattgaatcacagcctacttcgccaaatgggtgatgatttaacaagcgcatttgtgaaaaaagcactgtcgttacaccaatgtacctaaccataaacatcaatgcctttctttaaaatcaatacacaagtatatatttttaaacctgcatatttagttaatattgcctgctactaacatgaatttcttataactagagaaattgtgtaatttctcttgcgttccgtgcaagcagtcagggtatatgcagcagtttaggccgcctggctcattgcgaactgtgtgaagtccatttattcctaacaaaggccgtaattaatttgccagaattgtacataattatgacataacattgaaggttgtacaatgtaacagcaatatttagacttagggatgcctttcgttagataaaatacggaacggttccgtatttcactgaaagaataaacgttttgttttcgaaattatagtttccagattctaccattttaatgaccaaaggctcgtatttctgtgtgttattatgttataattaagtctatgatttgatagagcagtctgactgagcgatggtaggcaccagcaggctcgtaagcattcattcaaacagcactttcgtgcgttttgccagcagctcttcgcaatgcttcaagcattgagctgtttatgacttcaagcctatcaactctcgagattaggctggtgtaaccgatgtgaaatggctagctagttaacggggtgcgcgctaatagcgtttcaaacgtcactcgctctgagacttggagtagttgttccccttgctctgcatgggtaacgctgcttcgagggtggctgttgttgatgtgttcctggttcgagcccaggtaggggcgaggagagggacggaagctatactgttacactggcaatactaaagtacctataagaacatccaatagtaaaaggtatatgaaatacaaatcgtagagagagaaatagtcctataattcctataataactacaacctaaaacttcttacctgggaatattgaagacatgttaaaaggaaccaccagctttcatatgttctcatgttctgagcaaggaacttaaacgtcagcttttttacatggcacatattgcacttttactttcttctccaacactttgtttttgcattatttaaaccatattgaacatgtttcattatttatttgaggctacaatgattttattgatgtattatattaagttaaaataactgttcattcagtattgttgtaattgtcattattacaaatttaaaaatatatatttttaaattattattattattattatttttttttaaatcggccgattaatcggtatcggctttttttggtcctccaataatcggtatcttcgttgaaaaatcataatcggtcgacctctaatctcaaCAACACAATACCTTCCCCATCACACACCCTGTTTAACACTCATCTCTGAATGATGACAGAGAAAACATTCCTGACAACTTACTTGGCCATGGTTTCCGCTGAGAGATCGTCAGAATTCTTTACTTTGGTGTCACCTTTGTGGGAAAGAAaattgttaaaaaataaataataatattattgaGACCATGAATATGAGGTAACCAGAAGGAATGTGTGTTCTCATGAGGGAGAGTTAGCCACTCACCATGGGCCCTGAGGTCCATAGCCACCACCCGGCAGTTAATTCTGTTGTATATCACCGCCTGCAAACACAAACCCACTCTGTGTTAACTTAACTCTGGCCAGAATTCAGTGTCAGTCTGTGTTATTATAAGGCAGGCTCACAAACATACTGCTCCATCTTGtgtgaatcctggtttaggaaggccaccaaaaatcctgaaatttccatccccaagtataacattttccgccaagataaactgccaaagggggtggagttgcaatctactgcagagttctgtcatgctatccaggtctgtgcacAAACAGTTCGAGcctctacttttaaaaatccacctttccagaaataagtctctcattgttattatagacccccctcagcccccagctgtgccctggacaccatatgtgaattaattgccccccttttatcttcagagtttgtattATTAGGTGacgtaaactgggatatgcttaacaccccggccatcctataatctaagctagatgccctcaatctcacacaaatgatgaaggaacctaccaggtacaaccctaaatccataaacacgggcaccctcatagatatcatcctgaccaacctgccctctaaatacacctctgctgtcttcaaccaggatctcagcgatcacttcctcattgcctgcgtccgtaatgggtccgcggtcaaacaaccacccctcatcactgtcaaacgctcccctaaaacacttcagcgagcaggcctttctaatcgacctggcccgggtatcctggaaggatattgacctcattcagTCAGTAAAAGATGCCTGGtgattctttaaaagtgcttttctcaccatcttaaataagcatgccacattcaaaaaatgtagaactaagaacagatatagcccttggttcattccagacttgactgcccttgaccatcacaaaaacatcctgtggcgtacggcattagcatcaaatagcccctgcgatatgcaacttttcagggaagttaggaaccaatatacacaggcagttaggaaagcaaaggctagctttttcaaacagaaatttgcatcctgtagcacaaactccaaaaagttctgggacactgtaaagtccatggagaataagagcacctcctcccagctgcccactgctctgaggctaggaaacattgtcaccatCGATAATCGAGAAtctcaataagcatttttctacagctggccatgctttccatctggctatccctaccctggtcaacagctctgcaccccccacagcaacttgcccaagcctcccccatttctccttcacccaaatccagatagctgatgttctgaatgagctgcaaaatctaGAAAACtataaatcagctgggctagacaatctggaccctctctttctaaaattatccaccgcaattgttgcaacccctattactagcctgttcaacctctcatcGTCTGAGAtgcctaaagattggaaagctgccgcagtcatccccctcttcaaagggggagacactctagacccaaactgttacagacctatatctatcctaccctgcctttctaaaagtcatcgaaagccaagttaacaaacagatcaccgaccatttcgaatcccactgtaccttctctgctatgcaatctggtttctgagctggtcatgggtgcacctcagccacgctcaaggtcctaaacgatatcataacctccatcgataaaagacagtaatGTGCAGCCattttcatcgacctggccaaggctttcgactctgtcaatcaccgcattcttatcggcagactcaacagccttggtttctcaaatgactgcctcgcatGGTTCACCAACTAATTCTcagagagttcagtgtgtcaaatcggagggcatgttgtccgtaCCTCTGGCAATTCTCGGGCCAacccttttctctgtatacatcaatgatgtcgctcttgctgctggtgattctctgatccacctctatgcagacgacaccattctggcCTCcatatacttctggcccttctttggacacagtgttaactaacctccagacgagcttcaatgtcatacaacactccttctgtggcctccaactgctcttaaatgcaagtaaaactaaatgcatgctcttcaaccgatcgctggccgcacccgcccacccgtctaacatcactactctggatggttctgactgagaatatgtggacaactacaaatacctaggtgtctggttagactgtaaactctccagactcacattaatcatctccaatccaaaattaaatcgagaatcggcttcctatttcgcaacaaagcctccttcactcatgctgccaaacataccctcgtaaaactgactatcctaccgatccttgacttcggcgatgtcatttacaaaatagcctccaccactctactcagcaaattggatgtagtctatcacagtgccacccgttttctcaccaaagccccatatactacacaacactgcgacctgtatgctctcgttgactggccctcgcttcatttacgtcgccaaacccactggctccaggtcatctataagtctttgctaggtaaagccccaccttatctcagctcactggtcaccacagcagcacccacccatagcacgcgcaccagcaggtatatttcactggtcatccccaaagccaactcctccttcggctgcctttccttccagttctctgctgccaatgactggaacgaattgcaagaatcattgaagctggagtcttatatctccctcactaactttaagcatcagctgtcagagcagcttactgatcattgcacctgtacacagcccatctgtaaatagcccacccaactacctcatccccatattgttttgtttttttgcttctttgcaccccatgatctctacttgcacattcatctgctgcacatctatcactccagtgtataattgtaattatttcaccagtatggcctatttattgccttacctgcctaatcttactacatttgcacacactgtatatagatttttctattgtgttattgactgtacgtttgtttatctcatgtgtaactctgtgttgtttgtgtcacgctgctttgctttatcttggccaggtctcagttgtaaatgagaacttgttctcaactggcctacctggtcaaataaaggggaaattattattattcttaaaaaaaaaaaaaatcttcaacAGTCACgcaatacaaccttacagtgcccattcagaaagtattcacactccttgactttttccaaatgttgttgtgttaaagcctgaattggAAATGGatttcatttttatttgtcactggcctacacacacaataccccataatgtcaaagtggaattatgttttttga
Coding sequences within it:
- the LOC120044285 gene encoding protein phosphatase methylesterase 1-like: MEKQLHLNVLASRPPVSGGLQSRSKMRMGPGRKRDFSPLSWSEYFEAMEDVEVENDNAKDTFRIYCSGQHGPVLLLLHGGGHSALSWAVFTAVIYNRINCRVVAMDLRAHGDTKVKNSDDLSAETMAKDIGKVVEALYGENPPPIMMIGHSMGGAIAVHTAAANHVPSLLGLCVIDVVEGTAMDALNSMQNFLRSRPKTFKSVENAIEWSVKSGQIRNVESARVSMGGQVKKCEEHLNSPGVSKSISDGIIEEEEEEEEEGESNHKRKKEDDQEVKKETLYTWQIDLSKTEKYWEGWFSGLSALFLSCPVPKLLLLAGVDRLDKDLTIGQMQGKFQMQVLPQCGHAVHEDAPEKVADALASFMVRHKFTEFKEGFLC